The genomic segment tggccccacatttcgatatcagattcgtattctactcccaaatacctttgttttagctccatattgtggtgatcagtaaataattgctgtttgtgggtgtttagggaaaggggtaaaaccccagaaaattggttccaaaaGTGGTTGCCAATTTCGTGCTCGACTTCCCAATaactatcatttgagccccagatTGACATGTtccgtaaatatgttcgataTAGGGAGCGGGGTGGCCCGCCATACACTTAGTCTGAAAAtaaatcaacatcgtgctctactttcaaatatcatttatttgaatcccatattgccattggccttaaaattggatatcatattagtgttctaatatcaaatacctttcattcaaaccccttggtcagcaaatatgtccgatttgggtatggaccctaaaaactatcaatatcgagctccactctctttaagatccaaattgtcatggtgagtaaATGCGTTCTATttaggggttgttttggggtgggacgtccctcaGACAGTTGCTCCTGAATGTTTAAATcacattcatggtctactcccgtatacttttcatttgagccccatatttccatagtcgggaaatatgtcctgtttggagggtgttttgggggatggtacaaccactcattgacttggccctgaaaatatatctcaGATTCATGTTATTCTATAaagacctcttatttgagccccacattgcaatggtcagcaattaGGTTATATTtgagtggtgttatgggggtggggtggccccgtagacactttttcccgaaaattgatatcagattcttgctttactttcaaagacctttcattttaaacCCATATTGCTAAGGACGTAAATTTGTccacttggggggtgtttttggggaggggcggccccacaaacacttggtcccacatttaatatcagattcgaattattttattttagccccatattgccagggtcagtaaataagtcttattTGAGGGCGTTTTGGAGATGGAATGGACTTCCAGAAACTTGGTACTACATTTGggtttcctttcatttgagtcacacattgccatggtgggtaaatatgtccgatttagaatggttttgggggttgggttggacccccaaacacttggtatgACGACtggttatcagatacgttttctactcttaaatacctttcatttgagtcccatattgtcttgattggtgtatatatatatatttggtaggttttggggtggggcgcccaccctaggtaccgcatccgaaatttgcataccaaattttaatgtttaggttgctataagagagcacacaaaatttcgcttaaatcgtttacCGACCCattaccgagatctggcgtttctgaaaattagggtaagggggagggtccgctcccccttcagatatcaaaaaatgtggtaccctattttcaccacggcatcattatgcaccatcagtgaacatttcaagcaaacgcaaattcatttttaatactAGCTGAgcagggcccactccgctgcgccttctttcgcTCTCTTATTTCATCTGACCCCTATGCTGGCAAGGTCAGGAAAAACGTCCTAATGGGGGGTACTGGTACgtcctttcagatatttcgccgcaaagtggatatcatattgatgctctactcccaaatacctttcatttgagccttatattgctatggtcggtaaatatgtccggtatgcaGCTTTTTTTGGGCCTGTGGTGCTCCAGATTCGTGCTGTAGCcttaaataccctttatttgagccaaatAAGTATacgaaatttcttttttttttgagttattataaacaaacaaaattttgcgtaaatcgccccacccatctccgtgatctggcgttcttgaaaatagggtaaggggaggctCCGCCCagtaaagtttggatgttagatctactttatTCTATTGGTTTTGGTGGTTAATTGGAgcagccaaaccctttgccccaaaagtggatatcagattcatactctactcccgaaaatcacatttgagctacatattgctatagtcggtatgtatgtgtggttcagggggaGTGTATGAGATGAGAcgcctttttgccataatccatcCATCaacatgtccagtttgaggggtatgtgggatggggcggcctttttatttttaattcatttatttgagtacaatatattctccgTCGTccaacatgacagtttggtgttattTTTATTGGAAGAGGGTCGTTGTCCAAAGCGACCCTCTCCCAACCCTCcctccctccccccccccccccgggctgagacccaaaagacaatttattcaTGAATCCTTACATCATCATTAGATTCGaaccctcagacaccaaggaattcatttttatttctgATTTGTACTCTGCGTTTattcacttttcatttgataaccatattgcccaaagcggtgaaagagtcctgtgggggtttttttgggggtagggaccccccaaaacactttgggcaatatttgtataccaagttcgtactctactcttaaatacctttcatttgatacccatattgtccgtaAACTCGGTAAACATGTCTGTCCGGGTGTGTTTtgtgatggggcgtccccccaagctatttgaccctaaaattttatactgatctcgtgtttttggggtaccataaggtggcatacacaaTTTCGGTGCAAcaatctccgagatgtggcgtttttaaaaattgtggtatgggggagggtccgcccctccttcggatatcaaaataaagtaaattttttcagattttaaGTTCACATTAGCCCTTTCCAAACTTGTTACAACAGTCATTTGAATCGATTACAACCATAttgaatttaataataattttaagcTTTCAATTGGACCATCAATACAAGTTGCGTTGGCAGATCCAGTGCCCTTTCGCTCTTTGGTGTATTCGTTTAATGTGCAAGGCGGTCAATACACAATTCCAACGGAACCCCTCTACCCGTGGGACAAATGGGAGAATACGTTTGCACGTTCATTGAAGCAAATAAAGTCAAGATTTGAAGACTGGGGTGAAAACAAAGACGATGGTTCGCGTGAGTTTCTCTACACCGTACTGGAGGACTATATGGCACGGAACAATGCCAATGGCCATCAATGTCTATTGCGGGCCATATGCCAGAATGCCCAAGTTCAACGGCATGAGGGTATTTTCGCTCAACTGCTGGATGTGATACTAACGTAAGTCGCCTGCAAGCCTGTCTGCCTGCTTGCCTGCCTGCCAACTTTAATAAATCACATTGTAACTGTAATTAAGTTTTGTCCATTCTTGCAATTTAATTGTTTTCGCTTTAGGCCCGGCCACGAGAATTTGGATAAATCATATGTTATGGCCATGCAAGCCGGCCGATATGGTGTCGATTGCCTTACAATGTATTATTTATGTCCCACAGGCAGCAGTCCCCTGGATCAATACatcaatgaaatttaatattaaagtCGCACCACCTCACTCGTCCCCCTGGCCCGTGAtgtgaagaagaagaaaatgaaaGTTTACCGAGTCAAATAAAATCCTTACCACATGCCAAGATGACgacacaaataaacaaaccaaaGCCCAACCAAACAATTTTATGAATTCcctaaatatttgtttataccATAGGATAAATGTGAATGTGtggttgtgtgcgtgtgtaaaGATGTATAAAATTCGTAGTGTGGGTAGTATATGGGCAGTTTTATTTGAAATGACTATGGCGTTTAGTGTTGCTTTTCCCCTTCATTGGCGGTGGTACTGTTCAGTAGAAAAAGGGCGCAATATGGACTTTTTTGtagactatttttataccctccaccataggatgggggtataccaatatcGTCACTCCGTtcgcaacacctcgaaatatgagtctaagaccccataaagtatatatactcttgatcagagtaaaaatctaagaccatctaaccatttccgtccgtctgtctgttgaaatcacgctacagtctgagTTGAAAGCTGAGCTGAAATTATgcgcaaattcttttttttccatacgcaggttaaattcgaaaatgtgctatatcggactatgtcttgatatagcccccatatagaccgatccgccgatttagggtccccggctcataaaagccacatttattatccgattttgctgaaattttggacagtaagttgtgttaggccagtcgacatccttcatcaatttggctctgatcggaccagatttgaatattgcagccatatattgaagatcgatctctcgatttaaggttttagggccataaaaggcacatttattgcccgatgt from the Stomoxys calcitrans chromosome 1, idStoCalc2.1, whole genome shotgun sequence genome contains:
- the LOC106093128 gene encoding uncharacterized protein LOC106093128, translating into MDHFLVFRLSLVFILVNSFLVVRALRETTTTDNLKAFRRHRERRGLVFTNGGIIKLSIGPSIQVALADPVPFRSLVYSFNVQGGQYTIPTEPLYPWDKWENTFARSLKQIKSRFEDWGENKDDGSREFLYTVLEDYMARNNANGHQCLLRAICQNAQVQRHEGIFAQLLDVILTPGHENLDKSYVMAMQAGRYGVDCLTMYYLCPTGSSPLDQYINEI